Part of the Streptomyces sp. HSG2 genome, GGGATGCCGTCAAGCGAACGCCAAGAACGTGGTGGAACCGTCGCGTCGGCGTCCCCCACGACCCGCGTCGACGCCGCGAACGAAAGGACCACGGTGAAGTGCATCCTCTTCTATCTGCCGACCGCAGGTAGCCACGACCAGATCGTCCGCGGCATGTCGGGCGTCAACCCGCGCAATTACCAGAACATGCTGTGGCAGCTCACCCGTCAGGCCCAGACGGCCGACGAACTCGGCTATTGGGGACTGTCGTTCACGGAACACCACTTCCATGTGGAGGGTTTCGAGGTCTCCAACAACCCGATCATGCTCGGGTTGTACCTGGCCATGCGGACGAAGCACATCCGCGTCGGACAGATGGCGAACATCCTCCCCTTCCACAACCCGTTGCGGCTGGCCGAGGATCTGGCCATGCTCGACCACATGACACGGGGCCGCACCTTCGTCGGCATCGCTCGAGGCTTCCAGCGACGCTGGGCGGAGGTCATGGGCCAGGTGTACGGAGTAGGCGGGACGATGTCCGACGCGAGCGAGAGCGACCGCCGTAACCGCGCCCTCTTCGAGGAGCACTGGGAGATCCTGAAGAAGGCGTGGACGACCGAGACCTTCTCGCACTCCGGGAACCAGTGGACGATTCCGGTGAAGGACCTCGAATTCCCCTACGAGGCGGTACGGAAGTACGGCCGCGGTGTAGACGGCGACGGAGTCGTGCAGGAAGTCGGAATCGCCCCCAAGCCGTACCAGCGTCCCCATCCCCCGGTGTTCCAACCGTTCAGTTTCAGCGAGGAGACCTTCCGGTTCTGCGCCCGCGAAGGTGTCGTGCCGATCCTGATGAACACCGACGACCGGGTCGTCCGCCGTCTGACCGACCTCTACCAGGAGGAGGCCGAGGCCGCCGGTCACGGGACGCTGCGCCGCGGCGAGCGGATCGGAGTGATGAAGGACGTCCTCGTCGCGCGGGACGCACGGGAGGCCCACCACTGGGCCGCGCGCGGTGGAGGCTTCATCTTCGAGAACTGGTTCGGCCCGATGGGCTTCACGGAGGCGCTTCGCAACGTCGGCGAGACCGGCCCCATCGGCTCCGACTACGGGACGTTGGTCGAGCGGGGGCTGGAATGGGTCGGCACCCCGGACGACATCAACCGCAAGATCGAGAAACTGGTGAAGACGCACGACCCGGAGTACCTGCTCCAATGCCAGTACTCCGGGCTGATCCCCCACGATGTGATGCTGCGCAGCCTGGAACTCTGGGCCACCGAGATCGCCCCCAACTGGACCTGATCGAAACCCCGGACGGAGGACCTCGGTGGACCACCATCTCTACGAGATCGGCGCGTTGCCCCTGCTCGATGGAGGGTTGCTCGAGGACGCGGTGATCGGCTACGCCACGCACGGGAGACTGGACGCGGACGGCGCCAACGCGGTGCTGTGCCCGTCCTACTTCGGCGGCGACCACACCGGCTACGACTGGTTGATCGGGGCGGGGGCGCCACTGGACACCGAGCGGTACTTCGTCGTCGTGGCGGGCCTGTTCGGCAACGGCGTCTCCAGCTCCCCCAGCAACCACCCTTCGGGCACGGCGTTCCCACTGATCACGCCACAGGACAACGTGGCCGCTCAGCATCGGCTCGTCGAGCACTTGGGCGTGCGGGAGTTGGCCCTGGTCACCGGATGGTCCATGGGCGGGGCACACGCCTACCAATGGGCGGTCTCGCACCCGCGGGCGGTCAGGCGGATCGCCCCGATCTGCGGCTCGGCGGTGACCAGCGAGCACAACAGGGTCTTCCTCTCGGGGCTGTCCGCCGCGCTGAAGGCCGACGGGGGTTCGGAGCGGGGCAAGCGGGCCGCGGGAAGGGTCTTCGCCGGTTGGGGCACCTCGCACCCCTTCTGGGCCCGCCAGGTGTATCGGACACTGGGGTTCGAGAACCGGGAGTCGTATCTGTCCGGGTTCTGGGAGAGGTTCTTCGTCGACGGTCCGGCGACCGGGGATCTTCTCGCCATGCTGCGCACCTGGGACCACGCCGACGTCGGGGCCACTCCGGGATTCGACGGCAGCGCCGAGTCGGCCCTGGCCTCGGTCCGGGCCGACGCTCTGCTGCTGCCGGGTGAATGGGATCAGTGCTTCTCCGTCACGGACGAAGTCAGGTCCGCCAACCTGCTCCCTCGATCGGCCCTGGAGGTGATCCCCGGTGTCTGGGGGCATCTCGCGGGCGCGGGCGCCGACGCCGCCGACCGGGACTTCGTCGGCGCGGCTCTGCGCCGTCTCCTGGCCCACGGGACGGTGCGCACCGGTGCGGACGGCCCCTGACCTGGTCCACGTCAGAACGGGCTCCGCCTTCGTGCCCGTCCGCCGCAACCGGCCGGGCGGCCCCCCGCCGGGTGCGGGGGCCTCCTCCTTCCTGCGACCGTTCCCGGTCCCCGGTGCCCGCCGGGCCTCGCTCCGGGAGCGGCGGATCGCGAAGAGCGCACGGGACGGGGCGCGCCCTCGGAAGGCGGTCGGGAAGGCCACGACCGCCGGGAGAGGGTGGTCCGCCCCAGATGCTCAGCGCCCCGAAGCCGCCGGACTGGAAGTCGTAGCGATGTACGTCGTGATGACGGGTACGTCGAGTCGCTCGGCCAGGGCCCGGATCGCGTCGACGGCACCGGAGCGGATCGCGGCGGGGCCCACCACCAGCACCGGGTGCTCGGCCTCCGCGAGCAGCGCCGCCGATTCCCCGGCCGCCGCCCGCCAACCGTCCGCCACGGCGCCGGTCGGCTTCGCCGGGGTGACGGCGGCCGGCCGGTTCTCCGAGACGTCCGCGGCTCCGCCGAGCAAGTCCACGGGGAGCGAGATGAAACTCGGTCCGACCGGCTCCGTCATCGCGGCGGCGACGGCGGAGTCCACCAGGTCCGTGATGTCGTCGGGGCGCTGGAGCTCCACGGCGTACTTGGTCATCGGACGCATCACGGCCACCGAGTCGAGGCACTGGTGGGTGTCGTTGGGGAAGATGTCGTGGGACTCCGACTGCGCGGCGAGCGCGATGACCGGCGAGCGATCGAGGACGGAGGTGGCGACGCCGGTGGAGAGGTTCGTCATCCCGGGGCCCAGGGTGGCCCAGCACGCCTGCGGCCGCCCGCTGACCCTGGCCAGGACGTCGGCGGCGACACCGGCGGTGAACTCGTGACGTGTCAGTACGAAGTCGATGCCCCCCACCTCGTCGAGAGAATGGAGGCGGCTTCCCTGCCGACCACCCCGAACACCGTGCCCACCCCGTGGTCCCGAAGGCGCCGGAGGAGGGCGTGGGCCGTCGTCGGACGGTCACCGGGGGTCGCGGATACACGCGACATGGCAGCTCCTTGTTGCGTACGCATGTGGGGAGGGTGGCTCGGAGACCGGCCCGGCGGCCTCGGGCGGCGGCGCCGAGGGAGGCCGAGGGGGCCCGTGGCGCCACGGTGCGGTCCCTGTCTTGCAAGCGTGTGGATGTCCCCTTGCACCGGCCCGGACTCGCTTGTCCCGGCGGTCGCGCACGCGTGCCGGCGAGCCGTCACGCCAGGCGTCGGACGTTCTTGTGGCGGAGGGCGGAGATGCCTACTGTGCTTCGGGGCGGAGCCGCACGGCAGCGCCGACCGGTGCTCTGCCATCGAGGGCCGGCGGGGGCCGTGGCCCGTTCTCCGACCGTCCGTCCCGTCTTCCACCTTTCACGCCCGGCCTTCGCACTCGGGGCTCCCCGTTCGCGCTCTTCGAGCCGGGCCTCTTGGAGGTCTCCTCGTGTCCTTTCGTATGCCGATGCGTCACCTGCGAGATCTGCGGGTCGGTGCCCAGGGACTCGGATGCCTGCCGACCACGGCCTTCTACGGCCGACCCGACCCGGCCAGATCGATCGCGACCATCCGCGCGGCCCTGGACCTGGGGGTCACCATGCTGGACACCGCGGATGTCCAGGGCCTGGGCGCGGGTGAGCAGTTGCTCGCCCGGGCGCTCGCCGGGCGCCGGGGCGAGGCGGTGATCGCGAGCAAGTTCGGCATGGTGCGATCTGCCCAGGGAGCGTTCGAGGGGTTGTGCGGGGAACCCGGCTACGTGCGTGCGGCCTGCGAGCGCTCGCTCCTCCGCTTGGGAGTGGACCACATCGACCTGTACTACCAACACTGGATCGACCCCGACGTCCCGGTGGAGGAGACGGCGGGCGCTGTGGCCGAACTGGTGCGAGAGGGCAAGGTCCGGTACTTCGGACTCTCCGAGCCGTCGGCCGCCACGCTCCGCCGGGCGGACGCGGTGCTCCCGGTGACGGCGGTGGAGAGCGAGTGGAGCCTGTGGTCGCGTGACATCGAGGCCGAGGTGGTGCCCACCTGCAGAGAGTTGGGCATCGGCATCGTCGCCTATGCCCCGCTGGGTCGGGGGTTCCTGACCGGCGCCATCCGGGGCACCGGAGACCTGGCCGAGGACGACTTCCGGCGTGGTCAGCCGAGGTTCAGCGCCGAGAGCCTGGCACAGAACGCCTCGCTGCCCAACCGGTTGCGTCCGATCGCGGAACGGTTGGGCCTATCCCTGGCGCAGCTCGCCCTGGCCTGGCTGCACCACCGGGGAGGCGATGTCGTCCCCATCCCGGGCACCGGCGACCCGGTCCACTTGGCCGAGAACGTCGCGGCGGCCACCGTCGGGCTCGACGCCGCCGACCTGGCGGCGGTGGAGGAGGCGGCGGCCGTGCCGGTGAAGGGAGAGCGGTACGCGCCGGCGCTGCTCGCCATGACGGGCAACTGACGCCGGTTCGAGCGGCACCCGCGATCCCGTCCGGAGGCGATCCTGCCGCGCCGACGAGCGGATCCTCCGCGTCCGTCGAGTGCTCGCCGGGATGCGTCCGACACCTCCCGGACACTCGGCGGAACGGGCAGGGGATCTCGCAGCGGTGAACCCACGTCGGCGGCCGGCCCCCGAGCACAAGCCGGGAAACAGAAGTGCGTCAAGTTCACGTCAAGCCGACGCTGCGACGCTGGGCACTCCCGAACGGCCCCGCACCGCCTGGTGCGGGGCCGTCCCCCCGACTCGGATCTCCAGACCCTCGGAGGTGGTCACATGGCGGCGACATCGACCCCCATGACGGACGAACAACGAAAAGCCGTCATCACCGCGTACTTCAAGGCGTTCGACAATGGCGGTGTCGGCGCCGACGGAACCCCCGTCCTGGACTTCTTCGCCCAGGACGCCGACTTCTTCTTTCCCAAATGGGGTCTGGCACGCGGAAAGGAAGCGATCGCTCGGATGTTCGGCGATCTCGGGTCGACGATCAAGTCCGTGGAACATCACACGTGGTCCTTCAACTGGATCACCACGGGAACGGACCTGCTGGCGGTCGAGGGGACCACCCACGGGGAACACCGCGACGGTCCGTGGCGGGTGGGCACGCCCGAGTGGGGTGCGGGACGCTGGTGCGGCGTTTTCGAGGTGCGCGACTTCCTCGTCCAGCGCGCCTTCATCTACCTGGACCCCGACTACGCCGGCTTGGACAGGGATCGCTACGCGTGGTTGTGAACGACCCCCGAGACCGCGTACTTCCCAGCCGAGGAGCGCCCATGGACGTCCTGGCCACCTTGCGACGCAAGGACAGCCTCAACCTCTTCCCCATCGAGAACCGACTCTCCCCCCGAGCGGCCGAGGCCCTCGCGAGCGACGCGGTCAACCGATACCCGTACTCGGAGACACCGGTAGCCGTCTACGGCGACGTCTCGGGCCTCGGTGGCGTCCACGACCACTGCGTCCAGCTCGCGAAGGAGTTCTACGGCGCGCGACACGCCTTCGCACAGTTCCTGTCCGGGCTCCACACGATGCACACGGTGCTGACCGCGCTGACCCCGGCGAACGGCCGAGTCATGGTCATGGCCCCCGAGGACGGTGGCCACCAGGGCCCCGGCGAGTGCCTGAATTGCCCCAGCTTGGGGTGTTGATC contains:
- a CDS encoding alpha/beta fold hydrolase codes for the protein MDHHLYEIGALPLLDGGLLEDAVIGYATHGRLDADGANAVLCPSYFGGDHTGYDWLIGAGAPLDTERYFVVVAGLFGNGVSSSPSNHPSGTAFPLITPQDNVAAQHRLVEHLGVRELALVTGWSMGGAHAYQWAVSHPRAVRRIAPICGSAVTSEHNRVFLSGLSAALKADGGSERGKRAAGRVFAGWGTSHPFWARQVYRTLGFENRESYLSGFWERFFVDGPATGDLLAMLRTWDHADVGATPGFDGSAESALASVRADALLLPGEWDQCFSVTDEVRSANLLPRSALEVIPGVWGHLAGAGADAADRDFVGAALRRLLAHGTVRTGADGP
- a CDS encoding aldo/keto reductase, which encodes MPMRHLRDLRVGAQGLGCLPTTAFYGRPDPARSIATIRAALDLGVTMLDTADVQGLGAGEQLLARALAGRRGEAVIASKFGMVRSAQGAFEGLCGEPGYVRAACERSLLRLGVDHIDLYYQHWIDPDVPVEETAGAVAELVREGKVRYFGLSEPSAATLRRADAVLPVTAVESEWSLWSRDIEAEVVPTCRELGIGIVAYAPLGRGFLTGAIRGTGDLAEDDFRRGQPRFSAESLAQNASLPNRLRPIAERLGLSLAQLALAWLHHRGGDVVPIPGTGDPVHLAENVAAATVGLDAADLAAVEEAAAVPVKGERYAPALLAMTGN
- a CDS encoding LLM class flavin-dependent oxidoreductase, which codes for MKCILFYLPTAGSHDQIVRGMSGVNPRNYQNMLWQLTRQAQTADELGYWGLSFTEHHFHVEGFEVSNNPIMLGLYLAMRTKHIRVGQMANILPFHNPLRLAEDLAMLDHMTRGRTFVGIARGFQRRWAEVMGQVYGVGGTMSDASESDRRNRALFEEHWEILKKAWTTETFSHSGNQWTIPVKDLEFPYEAVRKYGRGVDGDGVVQEVGIAPKPYQRPHPPVFQPFSFSEETFRFCAREGVVPILMNTDDRVVRRLTDLYQEEAEAAGHGTLRRGERIGVMKDVLVARDAREAHHWAARGGGFIFENWFGPMGFTEALRNVGETGPIGSDYGTLVERGLEWVGTPDDINRKIEKLVKTHDPEYLLQCQYSGLIPHDVMLRSLELWATEIAPNWT
- a CDS encoding nuclear transport factor 2 family protein, translating into MAATSTPMTDEQRKAVITAYFKAFDNGGVGADGTPVLDFFAQDADFFFPKWGLARGKEAIARMFGDLGSTIKSVEHHTWSFNWITTGTDLLAVEGTTHGEHRDGPWRVGTPEWGAGRWCGVFEVRDFLVQRAFIYLDPDYAGLDRDRYAWL